One genomic window of Myxocyprinus asiaticus isolate MX2 ecotype Aquarium Trade chromosome 5, UBuf_Myxa_2, whole genome shotgun sequence includes the following:
- the LOC127440988 gene encoding outer dense fiber protein 3-like protein 2, which yields MPTGPGPGRYALPPTIGYINHDYTKPSSPAYSFHSRMSRNMVSVDSSPGPQYHIDAKMTRFGRDGTPSYSMLGRKKKTAETFQTPGPGAYSPEKAPPLNFHHRPPSYTMAFRTHYRSVDAVPAPNRYTLPNLTGAHVPHKSSSASFSISARRKAGGPSEDLSMTPGPGRYNSTDPSVYLNRQPSFSMQSRHNIPTVATRNPGPGTHCPEKVTAHLPRAPSFSLGIRHSEFVTPLIVDQAD from the exons ATGCCTACAGGGCCCGGGCCTGGGCGTTATGCTCTTCCACCCACTATTGGTTACATTAACCATGACTACACCAAGCCCAGCAGCCCAGCCTATTCCTTTCATAGCCGCATGAGCAGAAACA TGGTGTCTGTAGACTCCAGTCCAGGGCCTCAGTATCATATAGATGCCAAAATGACCCGCTTTGGAAGAGACGGTACCCCTTCATACTCCATGCTTGGTAGAAAAAAGAAGACAG CGGAGACATTCCAGACTCCTGGACCAGGAGCGTACAGTCCTGAGAAAGCTCCACCTTTGAACTTTCACCATAGACCTCCATCTTACACCATGGCCTTCCGCACACACTACCGCAGTGTGGATGCTGTACCCGCCCCCAACCGCTACACCTTACCTAACCTCACTGGTGCCCACGTTCCCCACAAATCCTCTAGTGCCAGTTTCAGCATATCAGCACGAAGGAAAGCAGGCGGTCCATCAGAGGACCTGTCCATGACCCCAGGACCTGGCCGGTACAACAGCACAGACCCTAGTGTTTACCTGAACAGACAGCCATCTTTCTCCATGCAAAGCCGTCATAATATTCCCACCGTTGCCACTCGGAATCCTGGCCCGGGCACACATTGCCCAGAGAAGGTGACGGCACACCTGCCTCGTGCACCATCTTTCTCTCTGGGTATACGCCACTCTGAGTTTGTAACACCGCTGATTGTCGACCAAGCAGATTGA